A single region of the Ictalurus punctatus breed USDA103 chromosome 26, Coco_2.0, whole genome shotgun sequence genome encodes:
- the rasd3 gene encoding RASD family member 3, giving the protein MTSSSLSVPERRTARIVFLGAAGVGKTALIARFLQDRFEPRHARTVEELHALECDLDGAARLRLEILDTSGSYAFPAMRALRIRTGDAFALVYAARDRGSLEEAQRLRDEILEIKGDAFNAITVVESKADLASRSRAECARAMRAVEDEWHAGFVSASARTGENVAAVFRELLARADLPSRVSPALRRRRQICARDCGDKKTRRKNNSCVLS; this is encoded by the coding sequence ATGACGTCATCTTCGCTATCGGTACCGGAGCGGCGCACGGCGCGGATTGTCTTCTTGGGCGCCGCCGGTGTGGGAAAGACGGCGCTGATTGCGCGCTTCCTGCAGGACCGTTTCGAGCCACGGCACGCGCGCACCGTGGAGGAGCTGCACGCGCTCGAGTGCGACCTGGACGGAGCCGCGCGCCTGCGCCTGGAGATCCTGGACACGAGCGGCAGCTACGCGTTCCCGGCCATGCGCGCGCTGCGCATTCGCACCGGCGACGCCTTCGCGCTCGTGTACGCGGCGCGCGATCGCGGCTCGCTCGAGGAGGCGCAGCGCCTGCGCGACGAGATCCTCGAGATCAAGGGCGACGCGTTCAACGCCATCACCGTGGTGGAGAGCAAAGCGGACCTAGCGAGCCGCAGCCGCGCCGAGTGCGCGCGCGCCATGCGCGCCGTGGAGGACGAGTGGCACGCGGGGTTCGTGAGCGCGTCCGCGCGAACCGGTGAGAACGTCGCCGCGGTGTTCCGAGAGCTGCTCGCGCGAGCCGACCTGCCCAGCCGCGTGAGTCCGGCGCTGCGCAGGCGCAGACAGATTTGCGCGAGGGACTGTGGCGATAAGAAAACGAGGAGGAAAAACAACAGCTGCGTTCTGTCTTAG